A single region of the Fenollaria sporofastidiosus genome encodes:
- the nagA gene encoding N-acetylglucosamine-6-phosphate deacetylase, whose protein sequence is MLIKGANVYCDGKFIRRDIAVSGEIFTVYSSDDIVKDYADTYIIPGLTDIHFHGAMGKDLCDGTKESIDTICEYEARNGVTQVIPATMTLADEELERIFKAIGEYEGGKGAEFIGVHMEGPYISKDKIGAQNPKYLAVPSLDNFDKYQKLSNNRIKKITIAPEVEGAKDFIKERADEVVISIGHTDCDYDTALEAFDLGAKSVTHLFNALNDIKHRSPGVCGAAFDSPEVMVELITDGVHIHPSVIRMIYAMFGDDRVILVSDSMMATGLSDGKYSLGGQDVYVKGKKATLESGTIAGSASNLFDCIRYAYSIGVPFESLVKSAAVNSAKEAGIYDKYGSIRVGKYANFVVVDKDLNIADVYIRGKQIGGVNEDN, encoded by the coding sequence ATGCTTATAAAGGGAGCTAATGTTTACTGCGATGGTAAATTTATTAGAAGGGACATTGCTGTGAGTGGAGAGATCTTCACTGTATACAGTAGTGACGACATCGTTAAAGACTATGCAGATACTTACATCATACCAGGACTAACTGACATACATTTCCATGGAGCGATGGGCAAGGACCTTTGTGATGGAACTAAGGAGTCCATCGATACCATATGCGAGTATGAAGCAAGAAATGGTGTTACACAAGTCATACCTGCTACTATGACCTTAGCAGACGAAGAGCTTGAAAGGATATTCAAAGCGATTGGTGAGTATGAAGGAGGCAAGGGAGCAGAGTTTATTGGTGTGCACATGGAAGGACCATATATATCAAAGGACAAGATAGGTGCGCAAAATCCAAAATACTTAGCCGTGCCAAGTCTTGATAACTTTGACAAGTACCAAAAGCTTTCTAATAATAGAATCAAAAAGATAACCATAGCACCTGAGGTAGAAGGAGCGAAGGACTTTATTAAAGAGAGAGCAGACGAGGTTGTCATATCCATAGGACATACTGACTGCGATTACGATACTGCACTTGAAGCCTTTGACCTTGGAGCAAAATCGGTAACACACTTATTCAATGCGCTTAACGACATTAAACACAGAAGCCCTGGTGTATGCGGTGCAGCTTTTGACAGCCCTGAAGTCATGGTTGAGCTTATAACAGATGGTGTACATATACACCCTTCAGTAATAAGGATGATATATGCAATGTTTGGCGACGACAGAGTCATACTTGTATCTGACTCCATGATGGCAACTGGTCTTTCTGATGGCAAGTATAGCCTTGGTGGACAAGATGTATATGTTAAGGGCAAGAAGGCAACTCTCGAGTCGGGAACTATTGCCGGCAGTGCAAGTAATTTATTTGACTGCATTAGATATGCTTACTCGATAGGCGTACCTTTTGAATCACTAGTTAAATCTGCAGCAGTAAACTCTGCTAAGGAAGCTGGCATATATGATAAGTATGGCAGCATCAGAGTTGGCAAGTATGCAAACTTTGTTGTAGTCGATAAAGATTTAAACATAGCCGATGTATATATAAGAGGCAAACAAATAGGTGGAGTAAATGAGGATAATTAA
- a CDS encoding nitroreductase family protein translates to MDAIENLLTRRSIRKFKTDEVPRDLLEKIIECAKASPTGMNKQERLFTVVTKEEDIQRLASAIAKSLDRDDYRIYDAKALIIITVPEDLKLGDADTSTAMENIYLASHALGLASVWINQLRGNKDEGVREVLNSFKIPANHISYGLMALGYADEVPKAKERTEKVVYI, encoded by the coding sequence ATGGACGCAATAGAAAACCTATTGACAAGAAGAAGCATAAGAAAGTTTAAAACTGATGAAGTACCTCGTGATCTACTTGAGAAGATAATAGAGTGTGCAAAGGCTTCACCAACAGGTATGAATAAGCAAGAGAGACTCTTCACTGTTGTGACTAAAGAAGAAGATATACAAAGACTAGCCTCCGCCATCGCAAAGTCACTTGATAGAGACGACTACCGCATATATGATGCAAAGGCTTTAATCATAATAACTGTGCCTGAAGATCTAAAGCTAGGCGACGCAGACACATCAACTGCCATGGAAAACATCTACTTAGCAAGCCATGCGCTTGGACTTGCATCTGTTTGGATCAATCAACTAAGAGGCAACAAGGACGAAGGCGTAAGAGAAGTATTGAATTCATTTAAGATTCCAGCTAATCACATCTCATATGGACTAATGGCTTTGGGATATGCTGATGAAGTTCCAAAGGCAAAAGAAAGAACAGAGAAGGTAGTTTATATATAA
- a CDS encoding fructose bisphosphate aldolase has protein sequence MDSKKLDIARNRKGFIAALDQSGGSTPKALRLYGIDEDKYSSEDEMFKLVHDMRTRIIKAPSFNKDHILGAILFEQTIDREIDGMKTADYLWNKLEILPFVKVDQGLADLENGVQVMKEMTKLDSLLERAKERGIFGTKMRSVIKEFDCIGIKEVVKQQFDYAKKIIAKGFVPIIEPEVDIHAEYKGEIEKILLQELKDNIEKLDKDDYIMLKLTLPEEDNLYLPLYDYDNVLRIVALSGGYTREESNERLGRNHRVVASFSRALTEGAKASMTDEEFNKHMEESIESIYKESIK, from the coding sequence ATGGATAGCAAAAAATTAGACATCGCTAGAAACAGAAAAGGTTTCATAGCTGCCTTAGACCAAAGTGGTGGATCAACACCAAAGGCCTTAAGACTATATGGTATTGATGAGGATAAGTACTCATCTGAAGATGAGATGTTTAAGCTTGTTCACGATATGAGAACAAGAATCATCAAAGCACCAAGCTTCAATAAGGATCACATACTTGGAGCAATACTATTTGAACAGACTATCGATAGAGAGATTGATGGTATGAAGACAGCTGACTACCTATGGAATAAATTAGAGATACTTCCATTCGTTAAGGTTGACCAAGGTCTTGCTGATTTGGAAAATGGCGTACAAGTTATGAAAGAGATGACTAAGCTTGACTCGCTTCTTGAAAGAGCGAAGGAAAGAGGTATCTTTGGTACTAAGATGAGATCAGTTATCAAAGAGTTCGACTGCATAGGCATCAAAGAAGTAGTTAAACAACAATTTGATTATGCTAAAAAGATCATCGCTAAAGGCTTCGTACCTATAATTGAGCCAGAAGTTGATATACATGCAGAGTATAAGGGCGAGATTGAAAAGATCTTATTACAAGAGTTAAAAGACAATATTGAAAAGCTAGATAAGGATGACTACATCATGTTAAAGCTTACACTACCTGAAGAAGACAATCTATACCTACCACTATATGACTACGACAATGTTTTAAGGATAGTAGCACTTTCTGGTGGATATACAAGAGAAGAGTCTAATGAAAGACTTGGAAGAAACCACAGAGTCGTTGCTTCATTCTCAAGAGCACTTACTGAAGGAGCAAAGGCAAGTATGACAGATGAAGAGTTTAATAAACATATGGAAGAATCTATAGAATCAATTTATAAGGAGTCGATTAAGTAA
- a CDS encoding heavy-metal-associated domain-containing protein, giving the protein MKRILKVNGMKCEGCSKAIEKALEKFDEIDVVTADFASGHVNIESKEEFDLAKAKKAIEDLGYDVEDYEGVK; this is encoded by the coding sequence ATGAAAAGAATTTTAAAAGTAAACGGAATGAAATGTGAAGGATGTAGCAAAGCTATTGAAAAGGCATTAGAAAAATTTGATGAAATTGACGTTGTAACAGCTGATTTCGCATCAGGTCACGTTAATATCGAAAGCAAGGAAGAATTCGATCTAGCAAAGGCAAAGAAAGCTATCGAAGACCTTGGATATGACGTAGAAGACTATGAAGGAGTTAAATAA
- a CDS encoding heavy metal translocating P-type ATPase encodes MKDNFLIQGMSCAACTARLEKVLSRQDGVSRANVNLSSNRARVIYDENLISRDDILAVISRAGFTGYYQESRDIAKERELREKEIKTLKRDFIISLVFALPLFSVMFLHMAGVHVFYADPWWQFAFATLVQIFGGHRFYKGAISSLRSKTFNMDVLVSMGTTAAYLYSIYNMFISNPHLYFESSAVIITLVLLGKLMEAKAKAKTNEAVDKLQNLKVDTLTVIKDGTEKTINIDELEVDDIVLVRPGERVASDGVIIEGEASINEAMITGESLPVNKTVGDAVIGSTVNGPSTFKFKVTKVGDDTTLANIIRMVDDAASSKAPVQRMADKIANVFVPSVMAIAFLTFLIYTIFKDANTGIINAISVLVIACPCSLGLATPTAIMVATGRAAQSGILIKSGEVLEANAKVDAVCFDKTGTLTEGKLALTKFINKSSMSDADILKYAYSAENQSEHLISEAISSYARDRGVSYIEADEFEAIHSKGVRAKLDGKEIILSNERYFDELGIAYDKDIMKELLDEGATVIVMAVDKSAVAYFAIEDSLRSDSKEAIAKIKAMGIKTYMLTGDNSTVARNVSRKLGIDDFRAELLPEDKLKAIEEIKRECTKLAMVGDGVNDAPSLASSDVGYSIASGTDVALEASDISLLNNSIFGVVRALELSRAAMKIIKENLFWAFFYNVVGIPFAMLGLLTPMLAGTAMAFSSVCVVTNSLRLRYK; translated from the coding sequence ATGAAGGATAATTTTTTAATACAAGGTATGAGCTGCGCTGCTTGCACGGCAAGGCTTGAAAAAGTATTATCAAGGCAAGATGGCGTTTCAAGAGCTAATGTCAATCTATCGTCTAATAGAGCAAGAGTTATATATGACGAAAATCTAATTTCCCGTGACGATATTTTAGCTGTCATCTCAAGAGCGGGATTTACTGGCTACTATCAAGAGAGCCGTGACATAGCTAAGGAAAGGGAGCTTAGAGAGAAGGAAATAAAAACACTTAAGCGCGACTTTATCATCTCTTTAGTATTTGCTTTGCCACTTTTCTCAGTTATGTTCCTACACATGGCAGGAGTGCATGTCTTCTATGCGGATCCGTGGTGGCAGTTTGCCTTTGCGACTTTGGTACAAATTTTTGGAGGACATAGGTTTTATAAAGGAGCAATCAGCTCATTAAGGAGCAAGACCTTTAACATGGATGTGCTTGTTTCTATGGGCACCACAGCTGCCTACCTATACAGCATATACAATATGTTTATATCGAACCCGCATCTATACTTCGAGTCTTCAGCAGTCATCATTACACTAGTATTACTAGGTAAGCTTATGGAAGCTAAGGCGAAGGCAAAGACAAACGAAGCAGTTGATAAATTACAAAATTTAAAAGTCGATACTCTAACTGTCATTAAAGATGGCACTGAGAAGACTATTAATATAGACGAGCTTGAAGTAGATGACATCGTTCTTGTTAGACCAGGTGAGAGGGTCGCCTCAGACGGAGTCATCATAGAAGGCGAGGCGTCAATCAATGAAGCGATGATTACAGGCGAGAGCCTTCCTGTGAATAAAACGGTAGGTGACGCAGTTATAGGATCGACTGTCAACGGACCTAGTACGTTTAAGTTCAAGGTCACAAAGGTTGGTGACGACACTACACTAGCTAACATCATAAGGATGGTTGACGACGCAGCAAGTTCGAAGGCGCCGGTGCAAAGGATGGCAGACAAGATTGCTAATGTCTTTGTTCCATCGGTAATGGCTATTGCATTTTTAACTTTTTTGATTTATACTATATTTAAGGACGCTAATACAGGTATTATTAACGCAATCAGCGTTTTAGTTATTGCTTGCCCATGTAGTTTGGGACTTGCAACACCTACCGCCATCATGGTAGCAACTGGTAGAGCAGCACAGTCAGGCATACTTATAAAGTCTGGCGAAGTTTTGGAAGCAAATGCTAAAGTCGATGCAGTATGTTTTGACAAGACAGGCACACTTACAGAAGGCAAGCTTGCTCTTACTAAGTTTATAAACAAATCATCAATGAGTGATGCTGACATCTTAAAGTATGCTTACAGTGCTGAGAACCAATCAGAGCACTTAATAAGCGAAGCAATATCATCTTATGCAAGGGATAGAGGAGTTTCTTATATAGAAGCTGATGAGTTTGAAGCAATTCACTCCAAGGGTGTACGCGCGAAGCTTGATGGCAAGGAAATAATATTATCGAACGAAAGATACTTTGACGAGCTTGGCATAGCTTACGACAAAGACATAATGAAAGAACTTTTAGATGAGGGCGCTACTGTCATAGTCATGGCTGTAGATAAATCAGCTGTAGCTTACTTTGCAATTGAAGACAGCTTAAGAAGTGACAGTAAAGAAGCAATCGCTAAGATCAAGGCTATGGGTATAAAGACATACATGCTTACAGGGGACAATAGTACTGTCGCTAGGAACGTCTCTCGTAAACTTGGTATAGATGATTTCAGGGCAGAATTGCTTCCAGAAGATAAGCTTAAAGCCATAGAAGAGATAAAGCGCGAGTGCACAAAGCTTGCCATGGTAGGTGACGGTGTAAATGATGCACCAAGTCTCGCAAGTTCAGATGTTGGATACTCAATCGCATCAGGCACAGATGTTGCATTAGAAGCAAGTGACATAAGCTTATTAAACAATTCCATCTTTGGTGTTGTAAGAGCTTTAGAACTATCGCGAGCAGCCATGAAGATAATCAAAGAAAACTTATTCTGGGCGTTCTTCTACAACGTGGTTGGCATACCATTTGCCATGCTAGGACTACTAACACCTATGCTTGCAGGGACTGCGATGGCATTCTCATCAGTATGCGTAGTTACAAACTCACTAAGATTAAGATATAAGTAG
- a CDS encoding M42 family metallopeptidase encodes MKELNKRILDIAENLLKIDSPSGMCQMVNTYIEEHFKGKLSLEKTNKNALYAILKGKDSSKLRIVTAHVDTLGGIVSRVKDNGRLEFENIGGFMYASLEGELVRVYTKKGVVSGTVLPNKASVHTMEDEREKTLPRERHSTEIRLDIVSSSKEETIEHGVAVGDFIAFEPRTRVTEDFLVSRFIDNKLHAAIMIYEMEEVLNNNIELACDTMFYFTNFEELGHGISYVPDNAYEVLALDIGIVSYENNSAEDKVTIVAKDSRTPYPIEFRDRLEDLAIKNKIDYAIDVHQRYGSDGSLGAVAGLNLNFACIGVGTDASHHIERTNIKAIENTEKLLRAYLEN; translated from the coding sequence ATGAAGGAGTTAAATAAGAGAATACTCGATATAGCAGAAAATTTGTTAAAAATAGATTCACCATCGGGCATGTGCCAGATGGTGAATACTTATATAGAAGAGCATTTCAAAGGTAAGTTGAGCTTAGAGAAAACAAATAAGAATGCTCTTTATGCTATATTGAAGGGAAAAGATTCATCTAAGCTAAGGATAGTTACTGCTCATGTTGATACACTTGGAGGCATAGTATCAAGAGTTAAGGACAACGGCAGATTAGAGTTTGAAAACATAGGCGGCTTTATGTACGCATCACTTGAAGGAGAGTTAGTAAGAGTTTATACAAAGAAGGGCGTAGTGAGTGGAACAGTGCTTCCAAATAAGGCGAGCGTTCACACTATGGAAGACGAAAGGGAAAAGACTCTTCCAAGAGAGAGACATTCGACAGAGATAAGGCTTGACATAGTATCATCTAGTAAAGAAGAAACTATAGAGCATGGCGTAGCTGTTGGCGACTTCATTGCCTTTGAGCCGCGCACAAGAGTAACAGAAGACTTTCTTGTATCACGCTTCATAGATAATAAACTTCATGCAGCAATCATGATCTATGAGATGGAAGAAGTACTTAATAATAATATTGAGCTCGCATGTGACACGATGTTTTACTTTACAAACTTCGAAGAGCTTGGCCACGGCATAAGCTATGTACCAGACAATGCATATGAGGTACTTGCTCTTGACATAGGTATAGTTAGCTATGAGAACAACTCAGCTGAAGACAAGGTAACTATAGTTGCAAAAGATTCAAGGACACCTTACCCAATAGAATTTAGAGACAGACTTGAAGATTTAGCAATTAAAAATAAAATTGACTATGCAATAGATGTTCATCAAAGATATGGATCAGACGGATCACTTGGTGCAGTCGCAGGACTTAATTTAAACTTCGCCTGCATAGGTGTGGGAACTGACGCGTCACATCATATTGAAAGGACAAATATCAAGGCGATAGAGAACACAGAGAAACTATTGAGAGCTTACTTAGAAAATTAA
- the yfcE gene encoding phosphodiesterase, producing MRKKIGFISDTHGGIDETLRALEVLKDCETIYHLGDVLYHGPRNALPGDYNPKDLAAYLKERDNIIYVRGNCDSDVDQMVTDKDLTNKMRVLDINGLKTMLIHGYEETEFARLEYAKDSGIKMIVTGHTHIKVLDIKDGIILLNPGSTTIPKDGIASVAMMDDKKIKLINIYTEEVLKEIEY from the coding sequence ATGAGAAAGAAAATTGGTTTTATAAGCGACACACATGGTGGCATCGACGAAACACTAAGAGCGCTTGAAGTGCTTAAGGACTGCGAGACCATATACCACTTAGGCGACGTCTTATATCACGGACCTCGTAATGCACTTCCAGGTGATTACAATCCAAAGGATCTTGCTGCATACTTAAAAGAGCGAGACAACATTATCTACGTAAGAGGTAACTGTGACAGTGACGTCGATCAGATGGTAACAGATAAGGACCTTACAAACAAGATGAGAGTTCTTGATATCAATGGCCTTAAGACTATGCTTATACATGGCTATGAGGAAACAGAATTTGCAAGGCTTGAGTACGCAAAAGACTCCGGCATCAAGATGATAGTTACTGGCCACACACATATAAAGGTCTTAGATATAAAAGACGGCATCATCTTATTAAACCCTGGTTCAACAACCATACCTAAAGATGGCATCGCCTCAGTTGCTATGATGGACGACAAAAAGATAAAACTCATCAACATATATACTGAAGAAGTATTGAAAGAAATCGAATATTAG
- a CDS encoding HPr family phosphocarrier protein — MKEFEYTITDPIGIHARPAGLLVKLLAAIKSDVKVAKGEKNVNAKSILGLMGLQAKQGEAIKFIVEGDDEDEAIKKIEDFLKENL; from the coding sequence ATGAAAGAATTCGAATACACAATCACAGACCCTATAGGTATACATGCAAGACCTGCAGGTCTACTTGTAAAACTACTTGCAGCTATCAAAAGCGATGTAAAGGTAGCTAAGGGTGAAAAAAACGTTAACGCAAAGTCAATACTTGGACTTATGGGCTTGCAAGCAAAGCAAGGTGAAGCTATTAAGTTCATAGTTGAAGGTGATGACGAGGACGAAGCTATAAAGAAGATAGAGGACTTCTTAAAAGAAAATTTATAA
- the ptsP gene encoding phosphoenolpyruvate--protein phosphotransferase: MRIIKGTIANKGLVLGKVKVFSDEKIVISKEKIDDCAKELAKLDEAIKVSIKGLDCLYEKAKVDAGEEEAQIFEVHKMMLEDIEYQDEIRININEEKFNAAYAVSLAEEKFYEVFNSMDDEYFSQRAKDIKDISQRLIKNILGIKNSFSEGLDEKVILYAEDLLPSQTLNIDKDKLLAIVTVKGSTQSHTAILAKSMNIASLVNLDCDLDKELDGKLAILDAYNGDFIIDPDDALLKDVKKRIEKEEARRLELEKLKTKEAISKDGTHISVYANIGKSKDLPLAIANGAEGIGLFRTEFLYLGRDSLPTEEEQFKEYKYVAEAMQGKEVIVRTFDIGADKKVDYLNLPEEENPALGYRAIRICLDNEELFKAQLRAIIRASHYGNIKIMLPMINDVWEVKKSKEIIQEIFNELREKGVPFNENIEVGIMIETPAAAIISDDLAKEVSFFSIGTNDLTQYTLAVDRQNEKISKHRDIHHKALLKLMEITCANAKKHGVKISVCGELGSDPEMTEFYVKNKFDKLSVNPGQILELKSRIINL, translated from the coding sequence ATGAGGATAATTAAAGGAACTATAGCTAACAAAGGTCTTGTTTTAGGCAAGGTAAAGGTCTTTAGTGATGAGAAGATTGTTATTAGTAAAGAAAAGATTGATGACTGCGCTAAAGAACTTGCAAAGCTTGATGAGGCTATAAAAGTGTCCATCAAAGGACTAGATTGCTTATATGAGAAGGCAAAAGTGGATGCAGGCGAAGAAGAGGCACAGATTTTCGAAGTGCACAAGATGATGCTTGAAGACATAGAGTATCAAGACGAAATTAGAATAAACATAAACGAAGAGAAGTTTAACGCTGCATATGCTGTGAGCTTAGCAGAAGAAAAATTTTACGAAGTCTTTAACAGCATGGACGACGAGTATTTTAGTCAAAGAGCAAAAGACATTAAAGACATATCGCAAAGATTAATTAAAAACATACTTGGAATTAAGAATTCATTTAGTGAAGGACTTGATGAGAAAGTTATTTTATACGCAGAAGATTTATTGCCAAGTCAAACTCTAAACATTGACAAGGATAAACTTCTTGCAATCGTTACAGTTAAAGGTTCAACACAATCACACACAGCAATACTAGCAAAGTCTATGAACATAGCATCGCTTGTAAACTTAGACTGTGATCTTGATAAAGAGCTTGATGGCAAGCTAGCCATACTTGATGCATATAATGGAGACTTCATTATAGATCCAGATGACGCTTTGCTTAAAGATGTAAAGAAAAGGATAGAGAAGGAAGAGGCAAGAAGGCTTGAATTAGAAAAATTAAAGACAAAAGAAGCCATCAGTAAAGACGGTACGCATATAAGCGTCTACGCCAACATTGGTAAGTCTAAAGACTTGCCGCTTGCTATTGCCAACGGTGCAGAGGGCATAGGACTATTTAGAACAGAGTTTTTATACCTTGGCAGAGACTCTCTTCCAACGGAAGAAGAACAGTTCAAGGAGTACAAGTACGTTGCCGAGGCTATGCAAGGTAAGGAAGTCATAGTTAGAACTTTTGACATAGGCGCGGACAAAAAGGTTGATTATCTAAATCTACCTGAAGAAGAAAATCCAGCTTTAGGCTATAGAGCAATAAGGATATGCCTTGACAATGAAGAATTATTCAAAGCACAGCTTAGAGCCATCATCAGAGCATCTCACTATGGCAATATAAAAATTATGCTTCCTATGATTAACGATGTATGGGAAGTAAAGAAGAGTAAAGAGATTATTCAAGAGATATTTAATGAACTTAGAGAGAAGGGCGTGCCATTTAACGAGAACATCGAAGTAGGCATCATGATAGAGACGCCGGCCGCAGCAATCATCAGTGATGACCTTGCAAAGGAAGTAAGCTTCTTTAGTATAGGCACAAACGACTTAACACAATATACGCTTGCTGTTGATAGACAAAATGAAAAGATATCAAAGCACAGAGACATTCATCACAAAGCACTACTTAAGCTGATGGAGATAACATGCGCAAATGCAAAGAAGCACGGCGTAAAGATAAGCGTGTGCGGCGAGCTTGGAAGCGACCCTGAGATGACTGAGTTTTATGTAAAGAATAAATTTGACAAGCTATCTGTTAATCCAGGACAGATACTTGAACTAAAGAGTAGAATAATTAATTTATAA
- a CDS encoding formate/nitrite transporter family protein: MEKENFSPKEILSMTLDNGVKKTKLKTRTQFFLGLLAGMYIAMGGAASTIINSLGKGFNPQITRLLVGLTFTIGIVAVVVGGAELFTGNILMFGAALDKRSKLSTIIYNWLKIFIYNFIGALIFVCVVYYSNILSDSTKELFVNIFNAKTSQGYFVLFVKGIGCNILVCLSVWLSTASKEITAKIFASAFPVAIFVICGFEHCVANMFYLPIAMMISGNFDMLALVHNLIPVTLGNIAGGMILITMYYYAYKD; the protein is encoded by the coding sequence ATGGAAAAAGAAAATTTCAGCCCGAAAGAGATATTGTCCATGACCTTGGACAACGGTGTAAAGAAGACAAAGCTTAAAACGAGAACACAGTTCTTCTTAGGACTACTTGCAGGTATGTATATAGCCATGGGAGGAGCTGCATCAACTATAATCAACAGCCTTGGCAAAGGTTTCAATCCACAAATAACAAGACTCTTAGTTGGATTAACATTCACCATCGGCATAGTTGCAGTAGTAGTTGGGGGTGCAGAACTATTCACAGGAAACATACTTATGTTTGGAGCGGCACTTGACAAGAGAAGTAAACTAAGCACCATCATATACAACTGGCTCAAGATATTTATATATAATTTCATTGGAGCACTTATCTTTGTTTGCGTTGTTTATTATTCGAACATATTGTCTGACAGTACAAAGGAATTATTCGTAAACATTTTTAACGCAAAGACATCGCAAGGCTACTTTGTATTATTTGTAAAGGGCATAGGTTGCAACATACTAGTGTGCTTATCAGTATGGCTGAGCACAGCAAGTAAAGAGATTACAGCTAAGATCTTTGCGTCAGCCTTTCCAGTAGCAATCTTTGTTATATGCGGTTTCGAACACTGCGTTGCTAATATGTTCTACTTGCCTATAGCTATGATGATAAGTGGTAATTTTGATATGCTTGCCCTAGTGCACAATCTAATACCTGTCACATTAGGTAACATAGCAGGTGGTATGATCTTAATAACGATGTACTACTACGCTTATAAAGATTAA
- the nagE gene encoding N-acetylglucosamine-specific PTS transporter subunit IIBC, whose protein sequence is MMKKLQNLGKALMQPVAILPVAALLMGIGYWIDPNGWGANSIVAAFLIKTGAAILDNLGIIFAVGVAYGLSKDRNGAAGLSGLVAFLIATTLLSAGTVAVFRGVDVSELALTDGWQKMNNGNVFVGIISGLVAALAYNKFYQVQLPDAFAFFSGRRLTPIMTSLFMIIVSAILYYVWPILFGALVAFGEGIESLGAIGAGIYAFFNRLLIPTGLHHALNSVFWFDIAGINDIPNFLGGAASLEAGTAVKGVTGMYQAGFFPVMMFGLPGAALAMYQEAKPEKKNVAKSLLVAAAFASFFTGVTEPLEFSFMFLAPALYFVHSLLTGISVAIAAAFHWTAGFGFSAGFVDYFLSLRNPVANNPWMLIPLGLVFFVIYYFIFKFFIRTFNLKTPGREDDDVEVSADTVTKNNDFDEVASIIIEGLGGKDNIEDIDYCSTRLRTSLVDGAKVNEARIKEAKVLGLIKPDKDSIQIIIGPQVQFVFDKIHENLGK, encoded by the coding sequence ATGATGAAAAAACTTCAAAACCTAGGTAAGGCTTTGATGCAACCAGTAGCTATACTACCAGTTGCTGCTCTACTAATGGGTATCGGTTATTGGATCGACCCTAATGGTTGGGGCGCTAACAGCATCGTTGCTGCATTCTTAATCAAGACAGGCGCAGCTATACTTGACAACTTAGGAATTATATTCGCAGTTGGTGTTGCTTATGGTCTATCTAAGGATAGAAACGGTGCAGCAGGTCTATCAGGTCTAGTAGCATTCTTAATCGCAACTACACTTCTTTCAGCAGGTACTGTTGCAGTATTTAGAGGAGTAGATGTATCCGAACTAGCTCTAACTGACGGCTGGCAAAAGATGAACAACGGTAACGTATTCGTTGGTATCATCTCAGGTCTTGTTGCAGCATTGGCATACAACAAGTTCTATCAAGTTCAACTACCAGATGCTTTTGCATTCTTTAGTGGTAGAAGACTTACTCCTATCATGACATCTTTATTCATGATAATCGTTTCAGCAATTCTTTACTATGTATGGCCTATACTATTTGGCGCTCTAGTTGCTTTCGGTGAAGGTATTGAAAGCTTAGGTGCTATAGGTGCAGGTATATATGCGTTCTTTAACAGACTACTAATACCTACAGGTCTTCATCACGCACTAAACTCAGTATTCTGGTTTGATATTGCTGGCATCAACGATATACCTAACTTCTTAGGCGGCGCAGCTTCTCTTGAAGCAGGTACAGCTGTTAAAGGTGTAACAGGTATGTACCAAGCAGGTTTCTTCCCTGTAATGATGTTTGGTCTTCCAGGCGCAGCTCTTGCTATGTATCAAGAAGCTAAACCTGAAAAGAAGAACGTTGCTAAATCATTATTAGTTGCAGCAGCATTCGCATCATTCTTCACAGGCGTTACTGAACCTCTTGAATTCTCATTCATGTTCTTAGCTCCAGCTCTATACTTTGTTCACTCACTATTAACAGGTATTTCAGTTGCTATCGCAGCAGCTTTCCACTGGACAGCAGGTTTTGGTTTCTCAGCAGGTTTTGTTGACTACTTCTTATCATTAAGAAACCCAGTAGCTAATAACCCTTGGATGCTAATTCCACTTGGACTAGTATTCTTCGTAATCTACTACTTCATCTTCAAGTTCTTCATCAGAACATTTAACTTAAAGACTCCTGGTAGAGAAGATGACGATGTTGAAGTAAGCGCAGATACAGTTACAAAGAACAATGACTTTGATGAAGTTGCATCTATCATCATCGAAGGCCTTGGTGGAAAAGATAACATTGAAGACATCGACTACTGCTCAACTAGACTAAGAACAAGCTTAGTAGATGGCGCTAAGGTTAACGAAGCAAGAATTAAAGAAGCAAAAGTTTTAGGACTTATCAAACCTGATAAGGATTCAATCCAAATCATTATTGGACCACAAGTTCAATTCGTTTTTGATAAGATTCATGAAAATCTTGGCAAATAA